The region TAATAACTCTTTGAGTTGGCGTTCGTTCGTTCGAtttcttttttaataattaatttctTAGCCTTCGTGCTCACTTTTGATTTCTTGGCGTCTTGTAAACTCACCCATGACGAAGCATTATTTTCATGGTTTCAAGTTTGTTGATTTCATGTAATgctaaagtttttatttttatttctttattagtGCATTTCGTTTGTGCATTTTGTTTGTTTGCTGACTTCGTCTTTTCTTTTCCTTTGCAAATGCTTATGTTAGAAATTAGGGTTCTATAGTCCCAATTTCTTACAGATCTTTTTAGAATAATGATTTGCATGTTGCTCTTTAAGCTTATAAGTTATACCAGTTGCTACTTTTGCAGAGATTGAAAGAAAGCTACATTTAAGCTTAGCCAGTTTCCCGTTTCAGCTTCTTTTCATGTGAAAATGGTATGCAAAATAATTAGTCAGAGACTTTTTATTATGTAGTCTTTTGTTTTATAACAGGTTTTTTTTGCTGTTTTAATCGTGCAGTATGAAATAACTAATTTATCAGACAGTGAAGATGAGTTTAAGCCTGATCCTGAAACCATCACAAAAACAGAGGCAATAGATTACAATGGTTTCCCATACGAAAACATGTACTCAAGACATGTTGGGGTATATATGCCTGTAATTTTGTATGTTAAAGTTATTATTTCTCTTATAAATTACTatctttttaatgtttttatgaaggACAATGGTGCCAGCTCATCTGGAAGCAATATAAGATCATCTCTTCTAGGAATGGGATTTCCACCAGATCTTATTGACAAAGCTATCAGACAAAATGGTAAATACATTATGAACTAACTGGAATTCTGTAGTTAGATATAGTTGAACTTTTTGTCTGAGATTTGAATTTAAATCCTGTAATGTAGGAGAAGATAATATGGATTTATTATTGGAGACACTCATTGCATACACTGTAAGTAGTCTTTTTAAATTGTTATGAGTTCAATGACATGATTTTGATGATCATTTTCTTAATGAAATAGGCTCTTCAAAAATCAAATCCCAAATCATTGCATTCTGCTAAAAATGATGAGTCAGCTCCAGGTGGCGGGAAAAGGAAGGTAAACATCATCACCTGACCTTGTAAAAAGACTGATTCTTTACAGATTTCGTTTgccattttttttttatcttgaaaTGACGAAACTGACCTTTGTATGTGAATCCAACAGGCTATTCTTATATCACATTCGGAATCATCTGGTTCCCTGGATTGCTTATTTGGTGATGAACAGGATGTAAGTAGTCGGAGCACTAACCCTAGAAATATTTCTGTAAAAGAAGTAAGTTTCTGGTATCATGAttttgatattttatttattttattaatatgtGTAGAAAATGATTCCATTATAGTTGATAAATCTGCTAAAAGTATTTACTATGCAGGATCTTGATGAAGGTTGCAATGGCATTGATGACAAAAAGGCTTCCTTACTAATGATGAACTTCACTATTGAGGAAGTCGAGTTTGCAATGAACAAACTTGGTATTGTAttgtaatttgtatttattttaaatcaGATAAAAACATATTTACCAATTTATTCTTTTTCTCATATGATTCTTAATAGGAGAAGATGCTCCTGTTAACGAACTTGTAGATTTCATCTTTGCTGCTCAGTTAGCTAACGCAGATGATTCAAACAAGATCCATGAAACAAAAAATGAGGTTCTTCTACTTCCATTTCACAATAGCTTTTCTCACAATTTTACATTAATTCAACTTAAAATTAACAGGAAGCCACTACAGAGACCTTGTTTGGAACAATGGACAAGACATTAAGATTGCTTCAAATTGGCTTCTCTGAACAAGAAATTTCTTCAGCCATTGAGAAGTATGGTGAGTATTATCTTGAGAATATTTCACATAATAATATCAAATCTCTCTGTAAAAAATATCACCATTtgattaatctttttttttttaatcaggTGCTGAAGTTTCCATACAAGAGCTTGCTGAATCCATTGTTTGTGATCGAATGGAAGGGCCTAGCATCAAGAACGAAGAGGTTATCAGTTATTTTTTTTACTACTTCTTCCATCTCCATGGATGAGTTTTGAGTTTTGCGTTATGTTATTTAACCATGGTTTGACTTTGACCACAATTACAGGATCCCTTTTTATCATTTGGAGACAACTCATGGATGCTTGGAAATAGATTCAAGTCTTCATCAATGGGGGCAAAAAATGTTCTAGATGCAAACTTTTATGCTAATCTAGCATTAAGAACAGAAGAAAGTAGTAAGGCTGCAGCTTCTAAGATCAAAGAAACTGAAACTATCAACAGCTTCAACTCAAAACAACCGAAAGAGGAAAGCATCGATGAACAAATCAGTTTATTACAAAAACCAAAACCCGAATTTGAAGACCTGAATAGTTATTCTACACCAGCACGCAGTGCATCAAAACCCATGAGTTCCAAGGTTTTACAGAGACAACTCAAGTATAAACAAAAACGCATGGCAGCAGTTGGAGTGCCTAAATTAATTCAACCCGCTTCATGCACCAGTGTTGACCAAATGGTAGCAAAAGCTCCATTGTTTTTCTATGGAAATGTCATGAACTTATCCCATGATTCATGGGTCAAAATCTCCCAGTTTTTATACGCAATCGAGCCTGAATTTGTCAACACTCAGTTTTTTTCAGCTTTGAGTAGAAAAGAAGGGTATCTACACAATCTCCCAACTGAAAACCGGTTTCATATCCTCCCAAAACCACCAATGACAATAGAAGACGCGATTCCAGAAACAAAAAAGTATTGGCCTTCATGGGATACAAGAAAACAGTTGACATGTATCAATTCTGAAACGATTGGAATCACACAGCTATGTGATAGGCTCAAAAACATATTGGTCAGTTCAAAAGGTGTTCTTTCGGTTGAACAACAGAAGGACCTTCTTCACCAGTGTAAAACCTTGAACCTTATGTGGGTGGGTCGTAACCGGGTCGCCCCGATTGAACCGGAATCCGTGGAGAAAATTCTCGGGTACCCGAGGTATCACACTCGGGCAGATGGGTTGTGTTTAGGGGAAAGGCTACAGTCTTTGAAACATTCTTTCCAGATAGATGCTTTAGGGTATCATTTATCTGTTTTGAAGTCGATGTTTCCGGAAGGTTTGACTGTGCTTTCGATTTACAGTGGAGTTGGAGGGGCGGAGATTGCTTTGAATCGGCTTGGGATTCGGTTGAAGGCGGTTGTTTCAATCGAGCCATCGGAGATAAAACGGAAGATTTTGAAGCAGTGGTGGGAGAATTCGGATCAGATTGGGGAATTGGTGCAGATTGAAAATATTCAGAAGCTATCGAGTACAAAGCTTGAAAGTTTGATAAAGAAGTTCGGCGTTTTTGATTTTATAATATGTCAAAACCCGTATACTTATGCTCCAAAAAGTGTTACCATGGCTGCTGCTGAAAGCGAAAGCTTTGCAGGGTTGGATTTCTCGCTGTTTTATGAGTTTGTGCGTGTGCTACAACGGGTTCGGAGTTCTATAAAGATTAGGTGATTGTTTTTGTACCTTTTATTATTATGAAAATGTTAATTTGGTAACTTAATCTATAATATTTATATGAGAACCTTGGTAgtaatcctccttaataaataaataaatcctccttaataaatgaaggtttttttgccacatgtctttttctctttcattttcttctctttcatttggacacatatcattttctatatcctccttaataaatgaaggttttttttgccacatgtcctcttctttttcatttggacacatgtcattttctatattttttgaattttctattttccacttgtcattttattataatttttattttattaaattaaaatttcacatttaatatgtaaggtaatatatatgtaaggtatttattagaaatgatttatatatgtaatgtattcaatgtattaaagtctcattaatttaataatttaaattttttcttatttttcttataaattcaaacttcttaaattgttaaaatttcatatttaattttttttaaataaacccatataatatatgagtctcacacctagttgaTATGAAATATAAAATCAGTTCAACTTCTTGGTGCGATATTTGCTTTGAGAACTATTGAAGCTCATGTTGGTATTTTAGACAATTTATTTcattaaaacttaattaaataACAAGGCCACAAATTTCTCAACTATTCATGTCGACAAAATGCCAAAATTGGGCCACCTATGCCCAAAATCAAATTGGTTCGACAATAAAATCCATTCAGTGTGGGTGAAAACAAGGTGAATATAACAACAATATTTTCCACTCTttatttaaacaaaaaacatcaatttttgtttttttgtgcCCTTGTACATCTCAACAAAGCAGTAAAGTCACATGTAGTCTTCTTTTCAATTCCCACTTTCGTCCTATTTCTTTTGGATCGATGCTTTAGTCATGACAAACCAACTCCAAAACATAATTCCCCCATCTTTGATAAATAATGACACACCATTCTTCCGATTTTTTCAAAAACACCCAGCATATAAAGACATCAAAATATTTTGATGCTTATGTTACTCTCACCTCAACCCATCACATAAATCAAAACCTTGCACCACTCCATGCAATTTCTTTGGATATCCATCCAACCACGTTAAATTCCAATGTCTTGACCTTAAAACCAATAAAATTTACTCTCTCtaatgttggtgatttgtttcactaatgtgatttaagtgtaatgggattacttttgttgaccaaaagtgatcttgataaatattaaacaagtaaggaaggtgtgaagtgcacacttgtttaagtttattcaagattaaaagtagactgtcatttaggggcgaagcccctgaacgaacggcagcccctggcggggtccaaggggcagagcccctggctgggatcgAGCTGCCAGGTCAGcgcaaattttttttatttgggttATATTGCTGTATTGAAAATGCATCAGAAATCCAAATTTAGAATATTTGACCCGTTTTTGATTTGGTATTAATTCTTATAGAAAACCCGGATTTATGACAGTTTGTTGACTGTTGCCAAACTGTTttatgacagttttcagacaaagaaAGTATTTAACCGATTTTGGTCAGTTTTTTTTGGTACTTACGAAAATTCATATACTCATTCTCTGTTCTTTTctcttctgagtcttatccaatcaaagattagggagtaccacccaatactttgatttgatagtgaaatcacaattctcagaatttccaagACTATTTTATCCCGATTATCTTACAAAAATCAAAGTATTCTGTGATCATGGAGAGTGGTGATTCTGTGAAGGAAATGACAAGTAAGTTTGAAAAACTGAACAAGTTTGAAGGGCAAGATTTTCGTAGATggcagaagaagatgaagtttctcCTTACCACTCTGAAAGTGGTGTATGTTTTGAGTACACCCATGCCAGTTTTACCAGAATCTGTTAAAGATGAACCTTTGGAGGCAACAAGAAAAAGATCAAAGTGGGAAAATGATGACTATATATGTCGTGGTCATATTCTCAATGGTATGTCTGACTCTCTTTTTGATATTTATCAAAATTTCGAATCTGCAAAAGAACCGTgggattctcttgaatccaagtaCATGGCTGAAGATGCTTCTAGTAAGAAGTTTCTTATTagtaactttatgggttacaAGATGATTGACTCCAGGCCTGTTATGGAACAATTCCATGAAATGTTGAGGATTCTGGGACAGTTTGCTCAACACAATTTAAAAATGGATGAAGCCATTTCTATGGCTGTGATAATTTACAAACTGCCCCCTTCCTGGAAGGATTTTAAACACAATCTGAAACATAACAAAGAGGAATTGACTTTGACTCAACTTGGAATCCATTTAAGGATTGAAGAGTCCATAAggactcaagaacttgataacaatcctaaaggcaagaaccaagttggttcctcttctgtgaacatggtggaaggagaaagttcaaagaatcccaagaagtctaatggaaaaaggaagtttaaaggaaaggatgacaAGTCTTCCAACAAGAATGCTAAGTTGGTTTGTTGGAATTGTAACAAACCgggtcacttcaagaaagattgtcgtCTTCGCAAAGTGAACAAGGATGGTGCTGGACCAAGTGGATCCAAGGATCCAGAAAAGCAACAAGATCAGATTTCTGTTTTCATGCAGAATCCTAAATATATTCAGAATTATATTTCTGTGATTTCTGAATAATTTTATGTGCAGGATGATAAAATTGCATGGTGGGTTGATTCGGGAGCAACAAGTCATGTTTGCAAAGATCTATATTGGTTCAAGAACTTTCAACCAATTGAAGATGGATCTGTTGTGAAGATGGGAAATGTTGCAACTGAACCAATCAAGGGCATATGATCTGTTTTACTTACTTTTACTTCTGGAAAATGTTTGTGTTTGcacaatgttttatatgttccagggattcgtaagaatctcgtgtctgaaattgtattaaataattgtggttacaaacaagtgttagaaagtgacaaatatatcttgtcaagacatggttcttttatGGGATTTAGATATATATGTAATGGAATGATTAGGCTTAATATTAGTTATCCTTCTAGTGATAATTCTATTTGCATGGCTTCTAGTAGTAGTAACAATAATTTTCATAAATCTGAATTatggcatgctagattaggacacattcattacaagagattaaaagacatgtctaaaatgagtttaattcctgcttttgatatgaaaaataatgaaaaatgtaaaacatgcatgctaactaaaatcactagacaacctttcaaagatgttgttagggaaagcaaggtgttggatcttatatatagtgatttatgtgatttccatgcaacaccttcccttggaaacaagaagtatgttgttacttttattgatgatgcatctagatattgttatatctatttgctacattctaaggatgaaacacttgataaatttaaaatttataaacaacaagttgagcttcataaaaatgaattaataaaagtattgcatattgatagaggtggtgagtattatgatccaaattattttgaatcaactggaataatacatcaaaccacagctccatatacaccacaacaaaatggtgtagctgaaaggaAGAATAGGACTTTGAAAGAAATGGTTAATTCCATGTTGTCATATTCTGGTTTAAGTGAAGGGTTTTGGGGTGAGGCAATGTTAACTGTATGTTACATCTTGAATAGAACTCCAAATAAAAGGAGTAAGAATACTCCTTATGAACTTTGGTGTAAAAAGgtaccaaatttgagttatctcaaagtttggggttgtagagcagttgtaaggctcactgaacccaaacggaaaacattgggtgagagaggtatagattgtatctttattggatatgctgagcattccaaagcatatagattctatgttttagaatctaatgacTCTGTGTCTGTAAATACAGTGATAGAGTCAAGAGATGCTATCtttgatgaagaaagatttacatcTATACCTAGACCAAGGGACATGATTCATCAATCTTCTAGCAAGAGTACTACTCAAGCTGAAGTTGTTTCTAGTGGTGCAAGTTCTGTACCTGAACCTAGGAAAAGCACCAGagctagaaaagctaagtcttttggatatggttttcaactatatttagttgaaggaacaaggaatgagactatttctcaacatcaacatcaatattgttttaatattgaagaggatccaaagactttcagtgaagctatggcgtctagggatgttcatttctggaaagaggcaattcatgatgagattgattctatcatGCATAAAAATACTTGGGTTTTGGCTGATTTACCTCCTGGTTGCAAGGCATTAGGATGTAAATGGAtcctcaaaagaaaaatgaaggtggacggcacaattgataagtataaagccagattagttatccaaggctttagacaaaaggaaggcattgatttctttgatacttatgctcctgttgcaagaatttctactattagattattattagctcttgcagctatacataatcttgtgattcaccaaatggatgtgaaaactgcatacttgaatggtgacttggatgaggaaatatacattaaacaacctgaagggtttgtgatgcctggaaatgaacacaaagtgtgcaagttgaagaaatcattatatggtttgaaacaagcaccaaaaaaatggcatcaaaagtttgatgatgttgtcttgtctaatggttttgcattaaaccaagctgacaagtgtgtatatagcaaatttgatacttctggtaaaggagtcatgatttgtttatatgtagatgatatgttgatttttggtactgatttagaagaagttgataaaaccaagaaattcttatcatctagttttgatatgaaagacatgggggaggctgaggtaattcttggtataagaattagaaaaggaaacaatgggatttcaatttctcaatcacattatattgagaagatattgaaaaagtttaactttgagaatTGTTCTCTTGTTAGCACTCCTATAGATCCTAGTCTTAAGCTTCTACCTAATAAAGGATCTCCAATGTCTCAACTTGAATACTCAAGGGCTATTGGTTGTCTAATGTATGTCATGATTAGTACTAGGCATGATATAGCATATCCTGTGGGAAGGcttagtagatatactagtaatcctagtTCACATCATTGGCAAGTTGTGAGTCGAGTATTCAAGTACTTGAAAGggaccatgaattatggtttaacttatagtgaatatccttctgttttggaaggttattcagatgccagctagattaacaacttagaggatcactcctctacaagtggttgggtgtttcttcttggaggaggtgccatttcttgggcatctaagaaacagacttgtattactaactcaaccatggagtctgagtttgttgcattgtcagctgctggtaaagaagctgagtggctaaggaatttgatttataaaattccattatggcccaaaccgatatctaccatttctatcagatgtgatagtgctgcaaccttggctaaggcttatagtcaagtgtataatggaaagtctagacatttaggttttagacatagcatgattcgtgagctcatcatgactggtgtgatatctgtggagtttgtaagaactcagttgaatttagccgatcatctaaccaaagggttagcaagagatcttgtgcacaaggcgactgtagggatgggtttaaagttcacttaaatcttttatattgagatacccaattcccatctaatgcaatattagatgttgaattcaatgtggaaagcttgatatttgaagattggaacacattttattatcatcccaaggtatgtgttcagtactgcaagttaaggaggttgaaattttatttcttaatagttctttaaaaaattgcatttgcaggtgcaagaacaaaagaactacctatataagcatgaagtttagctgCTTCAAGAAGTTGGGACTTGACTTTGATATGATTATTGAGGGATGGGACACAAGCTAGTGAAATAGTTGTCAAGCTAGAACTTAGAGAATGTAAACTGTTATGTatattatcttcatgtattcactTAGAATATAAAGGCTTCAATCCTTAGTGACACCCTgatattcgaatatttggaatgaataatatactaatgtgaaattcaatcatcacgatatttcatttatgcatcagtttgttgttatgtttttgttttaaattaatcaagattacacttaaatgggggaggtttgttggtgatttgtttcacTAATGTGATTTgagtgtaatgggattacttttgttgaccaaaagtgatcttgataaatattaaacaagtaaggaaggtgtggagtgcacacttgtttaagtttattcaagattaaaagtagactgtcatttaggggcgaagcccctgaacaaacggcagcccctggcggggtccaaggggcagagcccctggctaggATCGAGCTGccaggtgtgacatccccaaaatttcggcaagaaaagaccgattttcatttatgcttttaaaataatttcagagtaaatccttttgatttgaaagagttgcgaaatttgttcccaaaaacaaaacatgataaaacaatgtttaccaaagcatttcgtaaaagaaatgtattttcattatataatca is a window of Lactuca sativa cultivar Salinas chromosome 1, Lsat_Salinas_v11, whole genome shotgun sequence DNA encoding:
- the LOC111912796 gene encoding probable inactive DNA (cytosine-5)-methyltransferase DRM3; the protein is MYEITNLSDSEDEFKPDPETITKTEAIDYNGFPYENMYSRHVGDNGASSSGSNIRSSLLGMGFPPDLIDKAIRQNGEDNMDLLLETLIAYTALQKSNPKSLHSAKNDESAPGGGKRKAILISHSESSGSLDCLFGDEQDVSSRSTNPRNISVKEDLDEGCNGIDDKKASLLMMNFTIEEVEFAMNKLGEDAPVNELVDFIFAAQLANADDSNKIHETKNEEATTETLFGTMDKTLRLLQIGFSEQEISSAIEKYGAEVSIQELAESIVCDRMEGPSIKNEEDPFLSFGDNSWMLGNRFKSSSMGAKNVLDANFYANLALRTEESSKAAASKIKETETINSFNSKQPKEESIDEQISLLQKPKPEFEDLNSYSTPARSASKPMSSKVLQRQLKYKQKRMAAVGVPKLIQPASCTSVDQMVAKAPLFFYGNVMNLSHDSWVKISQFLYAIEPEFVNTQFFSALSRKEGYLHNLPTENRFHILPKPPMTIEDAIPETKKYWPSWDTRKQLTCINSETIGITQLCDRLKNILVSSKGVLSVEQQKDLLHQCKTLNLMWVGRNRVAPIEPESVEKILGYPRYHTRADGLCLGERLQSLKHSFQIDALGYHLSVLKSMFPEGLTVLSIYSGVGGAEIALNRLGIRLKAVVSIEPSEIKRKILKQWWENSDQIGELVQIENIQKLSSTKLESLIKKFGVFDFIICQNPYTYAPKSVTMAAAESESFAGLDFSLFYEFVRVLQRVRSSIKIR